GGGATTTTCGGGATCGCCATTTTTGTAAACTGAGTAGTGGAGATGTGGGGCTGTTGCGCGTCCTGTCCTGCCGATCTCTCCGATCTTTTCACCGCGTTTGATGTGCATTCCGAGCTTGACATGTGGCTTTCTGTTCAGGTGTCCATACAGAGTTTTCAGGCCATAGCCATGGTCGATAATTACATACCATCCCAAACGGCTGTTGTGGTCAATTTTATCTATTTTCCCATCGGCTGTAGCGATAATAGGCGTGCCCCTGCGACCGGGATAATCGATACCAAAGTGAAATTGTCTGCGCCCGGTGAAGGGGTCTCGACGGTAGCCAAATCCCGATGAGATTCTCGGATTTTCCATCCGTACGGGAGTAATTGAAGGGATGTGCTGACGCATCTGGATGTCTTTGCTGAGCACTGACAAAATCGTATCAAAGCTGGTTTTTAAAAAGTGCGCTTCTCGCAAGAGTTGATCCATATTGGTGCGGTTATCAGCCAGAAGGTCTGAGACATCGTCTGAAACGGCAGTTTCCCATTCTGGCAGTATGGGATCTCCACCACCTACACCTAATTGACGGACTTCGTCACTTGGTTCGGACAGGTCAACCCAGGCGCGCATGATGCGATCTTTTTCCTGTAGCTGGTCCATGTTGTGGCGCATGTTTTCCAATTCTTCTTTTATTAAGACAAATTCGCGTTGGAGTACAGTATTTTCCTCCTTGAGTTCGGCAAGTCTTTCCCTTTTGCCAATTGTGGCAACATAGCCTAGTGAGAGCAATAGGAGCAAGCACAATGTACTTATAATACCGATAAATTTGGGTCGTGAGAGATGGTATTCTTTGATATAACCTTCATTGTGGGAGATAAACATTAAAGTCAGATATTTTTTCATGCAAAAAATCCGGGTAAAGGTGAGCGTGACTTGTCTATGGCTGAGGGAGAATATAGAACTTTCGAACAGTCCATGTAAATCTACATTTAGAAGTGAGCAATATATAACTTTTCGGCCATTTTATCAAGTGCTTGTTCCCCAGTTTTTCAGGAAGGCGAAGGCTTCGTCGCGCACGGCCTGGCGCAGATTGGGAATATCGTCGCAGAAAATACGCACTACTTTGGCCTGTGCTTCAAAATTGTCGATCAGATAATTTTTGAGCAAAGAGACTTCCGGGTCGTCAAAGCTCAGGGGTTCTGATTTTTCTACGGGAATGTGGGCATCGAAAAAGACTTTGAGATCTACTTCGGGACTTTTGTCAAATTGAAGAATGTCGAGGAGTATTTCATTGCCGAAAAGGTTGAGATTGTACTTTGAGGAAAGATGGGCACAAAGGGCCATTTCGAGTTCTCTCCGCTGGTTGGGCGCATCATAGAGGCGGCGAAATACATTTATGAGGTTGTGCGCGTATTCATGCGGAAAGAATATGCGGGCTACTTTGAAGAGTTTGCGTCTTTTGAGACGGCCAATCAGGCTGGTTCGGTAGGAGAACCCGAGTTCGGTGTATTCTTTTTCGAGGCGGTGAAGCAGGTCAGATTCGGTGGCGCGGTCAAAATCATTTTCCGTCAGCGAACAGTTGGGATGCGCCAGGAGGTCCTGTATTCCGCGCTTGAACATGGCATTGGCTGAGCGAACCGCGTGGTGCCAATAAACATTGCGATACATCAGATAACTGGTAAAGATGAGCGCTTCTGTCGCAGATACGCCTTTGTAAGTGATGGCTGGTCGCTGTGTCGCGTGATGGTATGTAATTGAGGACAGGAGGCGGTCTCTGTTCACGCTCTCGCCAAATGGGACACCGCAGTAGCGCGCATCGCGCAGGAGATAGTCGATTTTGTCGGGGTCGAGCGTGCCGCTGAGAATGTGGGCAAGGCGCATATCGCGGTCGGGAATGGTGCGCTGCTGGTAATCGATGACATTTGCAACGCGCTGGGGATCAATACCCACTTTGAGTAGCGCGGCGTGAACTTCTGTACCAGGATCTTCAATGATGTAGCGTCCTCGCGTTTCATGGTCAATAAAAAACATCTGCATTTCTTCGAGCAGATGCGAAAAGGGATAATGACCAATGTCGTGCAACAAACTCGCCGCGAGAAGAACGCGCACATCATCGATATCAATATCAGGAGGGGGCTGGGTTTTGAGCAATTGCTTGAGAAAATGGCCCGCAATGTGAAACACACCCAAAGTGTGCTCAAAACGCGAGTGACGCGCTCCGGGATATACGAGCAAGACGTGCCCGAGTTGCGATATGTCGCGCAGGCGTTGAAATTCTTCGGCATCAACAAGGGGTAAAAAATCGGGCGGTATATGGATATACCCCCAAATGGGATCCCGGATTGCTTTGCCTTCTTCGAGAAAGCGTAAATCGATCATGAGAGGAGTAAGGTAAAAGACGAATCAGCGAATCAACGAATCGAAGCTCGTACTGATTTTGGGGGTAGGGCGGGATTCGTCTATTCGTCTATTCGTCTATTCGTCTATTCGCAGTCCGCGCACAAAAATTGTCACGAGATTTTCGATCATGGCGTCATCGCGTTCTGGTGTATCGGTTTCATTTCTCGCAACAAAACGGCTGATGCAGTATTGCAGCAGTGAAAAGAAGAAGGAGCGAAGCGATTCAGCCGGATCAACCGCGCAAAACTGGCCCTGATCGACACCGGTTTGAATGGCCTGGCGAATGGATCGCATGTGGGGGTTGCTGTAAATTGCGAAAAATTTTTCTCGAAATTTGTGATCTTCAAGTGCGCTGTACATCATCAGGCGTATGAACGTCGAATCTCTGCGATTGCGATTGACAAATGTCTGGGCAAAGTCGCGCAAGAGGTGTTCGATATTGCGCGGGTCCGGCGGCGGGGTTGTGTCTTGATCCCACTGTTCTGAACGTTTTTCAACCGTGTATGTGATAATGGCATTGTAGAGGTCTTCTTTGGTCGCAAAATGCCTGAAGATAATGGCTTCCGAAACATCTGCCGCACGGGCAATGGCGCGCGTGGTGGTACCGGTAAATCCTTTGGTGGCGAAGAGCGTCATTGCCACTTCGATAATTTGGACGCGCCGTTCGGCCTGTGTGAGTCGTTTTCTGGGCATGAGGGACCGGTACTTTTGGGGTGAATGCCTGGATATTGAAAGAATATCATCAGGGGAAGAATGGTTGTCAAGTTGAAAAAAAACGGGAATTTGGCGCGAAATGAGGTGTAAAATCTGCTACTTATCGCATGGGTCTGAAGCCTTGCGAAGGATCGGCTAAGACGGATCTCGGCAGGTGGGTTTGGGAGGAAAGACATTACTTTTGCTTGACACTTTTTGCTCAATATGATAATTTTGCTTTCACACAGGATGTGTCTGGTGTCCGTTAACCCTTGATAGAATCCTCAAGGGCAGGTTCTTTTGCTCCCGTAGCTCAGCTGGATAGAGCAACTGCCTTCTAAGCAGTAGGTCGCAGGTTCGAGCCCTGCCGGGAGTGTTTTGCGTTTTGTGTGGTGGGTGTAGCTCAGTCGGTCAGAGCGCCTGGTTGTGGCCCAGGAGGTCGGGGGTTCAAATCCCCTCACTCACCCCATATTTTTTTTATGCATGTGCTGAAGAGGTTTTATTCAGTATCTCGGGCTTTTAGCTTCTATATACAAGGGGTTAAAAGCCCTGTTTTTATTTTAGGTCGAATAGATGCTCAATTTTTTTCGGCAAAATAAAGCCAAATTTAGTCGCGTTGTTATTCTGGGGCTGGATGGCATGCCATATAGTCTTTTGCAACGTTTGATTGCCGAGGGGATTATGCCCAATTTTCAGCAGTTGATCGCTCATGGGTCTCTGATGTCTATGACGTCGGTGCTGCCTACGGTATCGTCAACTGCCTGGGCATCGATTGCGACGGGTTCCAACCCGGGCAAGCACGGAATTTTTGGATTTATCGACCGCGTCCCCCAAACGTATGAGATGTTTATTCCATCTTCGAGAACGTTGCGGAGCAAGACATGGGTCGATCTGTTTAGCAATATGGGTCAACGAGTTTTTTCTATGGGTGTGCCCACTACTTTTCCCCCTCGCCAGGTCAACGGTATCTTGATTTCGGGCTTTCTGTCACCCGATTTGAAAAGGGCGACCTATCCGCCTGCGATAGCTTCTGAACTGGAATCCATGGGGTATTTGATCGATATTGACGCCTGGCAAGCGCGGAAAAATCGCCAGAAATTTCTCGACGAGCTATTTTGGGCACTCAACCGACGTGCAGACGCTATGTTCAAGTATTATGCCCAGGAATCATGGGATTTGTTTGTGGCACATTTTATGGATACCGATCGGTTGCACCACTTTCTATGGGGGGATGTAGAGAGAGGAGATGCGTCGCATACCGCGTGGTTTAATCAGTTTTACGCGCGTGTAGATGAGATCATTGGAGAACTGGTTTCGCGGTTATACAGCAATACGTTGCTCATGATTGTATCGGATCACGGTTTTTGCACCCTGCAGCGCGAGGTGCATTTGAATTTTTGGCTGCAACAGATGGGGTTGCTGTCTTTTGCATCGCCTGAACCAAAGCAGTTGAGAGACCTGGATCCCCTTACGCGGTGTTATTCATTGTTGCCCGGGCGATTTTACGTGAATCTAAAAGGCAGAGAACGCGAGGGTTGCGTGCAGGCAGGTGCTGAATACGAGCAGGTCCGGCGAGATGTGGCAGATGCGCTGATGGAAATTCGCGATCCCGATGGTGGAGCACCTGTCATTGATCGCGTGTTGATGCGCGAAGAGGCTTTTGCTGGTGAAGACCTCGATGCGGCACCCGATCTTATGGCAGTGCCTGCACAGGGATATGATTTGAAGGGCGGTTTTGAAAAACGCGTTTTGTTTGAATCCAGCCCGGTGAATGGCACGCATACCTTCGATGATGCGCTGTGGTTTGCCAATGCGCCTGGTCTGGCATCTGATGACGCGACGGTGATGGATATTTTGCCTACGATGATGGCTCTGTTGGGGTTGGAAAGTCCCGATGGGGTGGATGGTCGAATCGTGAGGGGTGCTTTGTGATACGCTTTGTTTTTTGCTGTGCAGTTATCTTGATGTGGTCCGATATACACGCGGACGATCACCACACTCTGGATACGAGCGAAGAGGGTATGGAAGTGATTTCTAAAGCTCTGGGGGTAAAGTGCAAGTACTGCCATCCGTCTGTAAATGGGGCTGGTGAACGCGATTACAAAGCACCATCTCCGTTGAAGAAAACAGCGCTTTATATGAAGCATCATTTTGTGGATGGTCTGGTTACGACAGCGGGAAAAACGATTGATTGTGCTTTTTGCCACACGGGCGCGGCGCAGTTTGTGGTGCGCGATACGAGTGCAGCCAAACCTTCGCGGTTGGCGGGTATGTCGCGTGGAGAAATTGTGGCGATGATGAAAGAGATGCAGAGCGCGCTGGGTGTGAAGGCATGCGACTATTGCCATGTGAGAAGGCGCGATGGTCGGCTCGATCCGGTTACGCCCACGCCCAATAAGGTTGTTGCACGCATGATGATGGAGAAATTTACAGATCGCTTATTGGATATTAAGACGGGCAAGCCAGCAACGTGTCAGACTTGTCATGATGGGAAAGCGAAGTTTTTAGGAAGGTGAAAAGTAAGACGTAAAAGGTGAACACAGACTCTTTTATGTCTTGCACCTTTGTGTCTTTGTGTGAGATATATTACATCTCACCTTTCAAATTGACGCAGTTCTTTTTCAAAGTCGCTGAGGTCTTTGAATTGGCGGTACACAGAGGCAAAGCGCACGTAGGCAACATCGTCGAGGCGTTTGAGTTCTGTCATGACCAGTTCGCCAATGTGCTCTTTGGCTTCTATTTCGCGTTCGCCTCTGCTTACGAGTTGATCTTCGATTCGGTCGGCGATTTCCTCGATCTGAGCTGTTGAGATCGGGCGTTTGGTGCAGGAGAGCCGGATTTTGTCTATGAGTTTGTTTTTGTCAAAAATTTCGCGCCTGCCATCGGATTTGATAACGGTGAGAGGGGTGTCTTCGATGTATTCGTAGGTCGTAAATCGACGTTCACACCCCAGGCATTCTCGGCGTCGTCGAATGGCGGTGCCTTCTTTGCTGGACCTGGAGTCAACCACTTTGTCTTCGATCACGCCACAATAAGGACATTTCATGAGATAGGATTCCTTTCTTAAAATCAACATGATATTGTGTGCTGCTCAAATTATAGCACTAAATATAGGGTACTGTCAAGAGAGGAATTGTAAATGTGTGTGAAAATTAATGGCGCGTACAGAAAAAGGGACCCATCATTTCCCGATGCGTCCCTTTTTTGATTTTATATGGTGATTTTTTAGAACGCTTTTCCAAATCCTATGGCAAGGGAAAGCCCACTGAAATCGCCGGGTGAACCCATCGCGTCAATGAATCGGGCCAGGGTGTAGCGGCCTTCGATGGTGAGGGCGAGATTTTTTTTCTCGCCGAAATGGATATTCAGACCAGAAGCGAGATGGCCCCCCAGGGTCAAGGAGGTGCTTGGGAAATCATCGAGGGTAAGGGGAACTGTGAGATTGAGGCTGTTGCGTCTATTGCGAACGATTCTGTCTAAACCCAAATTGTTTCCGTAGTACCCCAGTCGGTGTGAGCGGTGATCCAGCCGGATGATGGGGCCAAAACCAAATCCAATATGGGGATTGATGCGCGATGTGGGCGCAAAGTGGCGTTGGAGGCCGATTGGTATGGTGATCAGGGTGATCCGCGTTGTGCCCGGGGGCATAAGGTCTCCCAGAATAGTGCTGGCTCTGGACAGGCTATAGGTGAGAAATTCTGGACTGGCGGTAAAGCGTGTGTGTGGAGATATTTTGTGGTCGTAATTGATGCGAGATCCAAAGCCACCGCTGGCTGTTGAGAAAAACATCCCGATGTGATTGAGCAATTCCACCGGGTCTGGAAGCGGTGTATATAAGGGAGATAATCTGGCTGGATTACTAAGAACTGATTGACCAGGACCGCCGAGGATGCAAGGGGCATAGGGGCCAGATGGACCTTTGGGCGCTGTAGAGAGCGAATCGGTTGGGAGCGAAATAGTGCCTTCGGGGATGTGGATCGTTATTTTGCCGTTGGAGTTGATGCCAATGGCACCATTGCTTATTGAACCCGACAATTGGGCTTTGGATTTTTTCAGTGAGGATTCAATATGCGGTGCAGACGATGCCGTGACAGGCAAGCAGACGAGCGCGGCGAGCAAAAACAGTCGAATCTGTGACATGATAACCTCCTGAAAGTGTATGACCCCGGCTATTGATTATAGTATGCAAAATCTGTGCCGTAAATTATGTTTTTGAAAGAAATGATATAAATACCTGTTTTTATATTATTTATTATTGTGCTGTGCCATTTGTACAGGAAAGCAAAAGGTGTGTCTTTTTCGCACAGGTGTTGTAAAATTGATACAGTTATGGGGTGGGAATACATAAATAGTCGATATTTACAACTTGACCTGCATAGTAGATTTCTGCATGAATAATTAATTGGCTAAGCAAAAACCAAAGAGGGAACAAGTGAGTCATATATCGCTGGAATTCGAAAATGAAGCCGTCAAGCGCGCGCTTGAGTCGTCCTATTGTCCCGAACCGATTAGAGAGGCTCGGCAGAGACAGGATGAGATACTCTGCGAGTGGCTTCGGAACGGTCCATACAAAATTGCGGATATCGGGTGTGGCAATGGCTATCACGCTGTTCTATTTGCGCCGCACTGTCTTTTGTACCACGGCTTTGAAATATCGTCCGAAATGGCTGAAGACGCACGCGCGCTGTGGAAAAAAGAACGCGTTGACAATGCACAGATATTCATAGGCGATGCCGCCGAGGCAGTGGTTGAGGAGGCGTTTTACGACCTCGTTTTCTGTCTGTATTTTACGCCGGGCAATATCAGAGATAAATCCGATGACCTCAGCCTGTACAGCGACGCCTATCTCGACCGCAATCCGCGGTTTATTCAGACGATTTCGCGTTTTTATCGCGCTCTGAAAATCGGCGGTTCCGCATTTTTCACCATGTACAAGGATGTGCCGAAAACTGAGGCCGCACAAGTCGATTTCTACGAGCATACAGGGCAGCGCGTTGTGACGCCTTTGGGATCGCGATTTGTGGCGACTGCCGAAGGTTTTTGGTCTGCAAGGTGGACGCAAGACAGTATCGCGTCCAATCTCGGTGCGTGTGGCATTGGAGCCGAGGATATCGCGTTTCACGACCTGAACGACATTGCGTGGTTGGTGGAGGTAGATAAGCATTCTCATTTGAAAAAAGGAGTGTATGCATGACAAGGCGAGAGCTTTACGATAAGCAAATAGCAGGTGAGAAGATTCAGCGCTGGCAACGCGAATCGGGTTTACAGGGACAGGAGATCGCCAAGATGGTTGGGATTAGTGCCCCCTATTTCAGCGATATTCGAAAGGGCAAACAGCGCGGGTCAATTCCCGTGTTGGCAAAAATTGCAGATGTGCTGGGCAGAAGTGTCGAAGATTTGTTGACGGATCAAAATACCAGCCAGGAGACAATACAGGTCGCAGAACTGAGAAAAGCATTGCAACCGATATTTAAATCAGAAACCGATGATATTATCGAGGGAATTCAACTCTGGCGGAGCGCACCGCACAATTTCAAGGCTGCGTTTCGATCCTTGCTCGATGTCTGATAAAAAATAAAAGATTTTTTTTAAAGATAGATGAATCAGACCCAGGACGGATCAAGTTGAAGTTTTGGAATCTTTTTTTGTAGTCGGGTCTTAGCCAGATCGTAATTCCGTTGAAGATTCATCCATAACTCAGGTGTCGTGCCCAGTGCTTGAGAAAATAACCAGGCTGTCTCAGGCGTTACGCCCCGTTTGCCACGGATGATCTCATTAACTCTTTGAAGTGGCACTTCAATGTGTTTGGCAAACGCTACCTGGGTTATGCTTGAGGGTTTCAGAAATTCTTCCAAAAGGATTTCACCTGGATGCGTCGGAATGCGATTTTCGGGCAGCATGATTGTCCCCAAAATAGTCTAATGATAGTCCGTCAGCGATACCTGATGTGCAGAATTTTCGGACCATCGAAAAATGATCCTCCATTGCTCGTTGACCCGGATGCTGTAAAATCCCTGAAGATTGCCTTTCAGGGCTTCCAGGCGATTGCCCGGAGGTGTCCGCAAGTCCTGCAGGCGATGTGCGGTTTCAATGACATCCAATTTCCTTAAAGCGGCACGTGCAATATTCGGTGGAAAGCTACGAGCGCGCCGCGTTTGTCTGTTGTGAAATAAATCTTCTGTTGCGGGATCTCCAAATGACTCAATCATGAAATATTCTTCTTTTGAATTTTACACGATTTCACGGTAGTCGTGTAAAATATAGCCAATCCTGATTCCATTATCAATGAAAAATTTATCGGCTTACTTCGAGTACAAACTAAAGCCCGTCGATCACCACCGATTGACGGGCTTTCTTATATTTATGGTAGCGGGGGGGGGATTTGAACCCCCGACCTTTGGGTTATGAGCCCAACGAGCTACCAGGCTGCTCCACCCCGCGCCCCTATGTCCAGATAAGCATAGGAAAAGAACGGGATTTTGGGGTTATTGTCAAGCTATTTTTGCGGTTTGTCGTTTTGCATTTGTATCTCGTCACCGCGTTTTGGCTCGTTCTGGGAAGGCTCTCCGCGTTTGGTAATTTTTACCCGTGTGATGCGTTGTCCAACGACTTCGAGGATTTCAAGAAGCAAATTTCCGTGTTCTAAATTTTCATCTATCTGGGGTACGTGTCCAAGAACGTTGTATATAAATCCACCGAGCGTTTCGTAACCGTTTTGTGGCAGTTCGACGTTGAGCACAATATTGAGGTCTTCGATGTCAATGCGTGCATCTGCTACGAGTATTTTGCCTTCTTCGCGCCATTCAAAAAGCGGTTCTTCATCGTCGTATTCATCTTGAATTTCGCCGACGATTTCTTCGATAATATCTTCCATTGTAATGATGCCAGATGTTCCACCATATTCCCCGACAACAATCGCCATGTGTACTTTTTCGCGCTTAAATTCGGCCATTAAATCGGCGAGTGTTTTATTTTCTGGCACAAAGTATGGCGTACGCATGATCTCCGGGATAGACCACGGCTGATTGGTCGCCAGATTGAGCAAAATATCTTTGACATAGACGACGCCCTTGATGTTGTCGATTCGCTCTTCATAGATGGGAATTCGCGAGTGCCAGGATTGTTGGATCAGTTCGAGAAGCTCATTGGGCGTGGCTGTTACCTCGGCAGAAATTATATCTATGCGCGGGATCATGACCTCTTTGACCGTTGTTTCGTCAAATTCAAAGATGCCCTCGATCATTTCCCTTTCTTCTGCTTCGATTGTGCCTTCTTCTGTTTCCGATTCGACGATATTGCGCAATTCTTCTTCTTTTAGTGCTCTGCTATCGTCTTCGCTCAAGAAGACAGTTTGCGCTTTTTGCAACAGTAGTGTGGGTAGGACAAGAATAGAGTAAAAGGGCAAAAAGCATAACGGCAAAAAGGGTAGCGGACGGTCTGATCCTTCTTCCCTGCGGTAGGGGGGAACAATACTGCGA
The Gemmatimonadota bacterium DNA segment above includes these coding regions:
- a CDS encoding peptidoglycan DD-metalloendopeptidase family protein, with protein sequence MKKYLTLMFISHNEGYIKEYHLSRPKFIGIISTLCLLLLLSLGYVATIGKRERLAELKEENTVLQREFVLIKEELENMRHNMDQLQEKDRIMRAWVDLSEPSDEVRQLGVGGGDPILPEWETAVSDDVSDLLADNRTNMDQLLREAHFLKTSFDTILSVLSKDIQMRQHIPSITPVRMENPRISSGFGYRRDPFTGRRQFHFGIDYPGRRGTPIIATADGKIDKIDHNSRLGWYVIIDHGYGLKTLYGHLNRKPHVKLGMHIKRGEKIGEIGRTGRATAPHLHYSVYKNGDPENPKHYIFDQKTRSLF
- a CDS encoding HD domain-containing protein, whose protein sequence is MIDLRFLEEGKAIRDPIWGYIHIPPDFLPLVDAEEFQRLRDISQLGHVLLVYPGARHSRFEHTLGVFHIAGHFLKQLLKTQPPPDIDIDDVRVLLAASLLHDIGHYPFSHLLEEMQMFFIDHETRGRYIIEDPGTEVHAALLKVGIDPQRVANVIDYQQRTIPDRDMRLAHILSGTLDPDKIDYLLRDARYCGVPFGESVNRDRLLSSITYHHATQRPAITYKGVSATEALIFTSYLMYRNVYWHHAVRSANAMFKRGIQDLLAHPNCSLTENDFDRATESDLLHRLEKEYTELGFSYRTSLIGRLKRRKLFKVARIFFPHEYAHNLINVFRRLYDAPNQRRELEMALCAHLSSKYNLNLFGNEILLDILQFDKSPEVDLKVFFDAHIPVEKSEPLSFDDPEVSLLKNYLIDNFEAQAKVVRIFCDDIPNLRQAVRDEAFAFLKNWGTST
- a CDS encoding TetR/AcrR family transcriptional regulator: MPRKRLTQAERRVQIIEVAMTLFATKGFTGTTTRAIARAADVSEAIIFRHFATKEDLYNAIITYTVEKRSEQWDQDTTPPPDPRNIEHLLRDFAQTFVNRNRRDSTFIRLMMYSALEDHKFREKFFAIYSNPHMRSIRQAIQTGVDQGQFCAVDPAESLRSFFFSLLQYCISRFVARNETDTPERDDAMIENLVTIFVRGLRIDE
- a CDS encoding alkaline phosphatase family protein, whose protein sequence is MLNFFRQNKAKFSRVVILGLDGMPYSLLQRLIAEGIMPNFQQLIAHGSLMSMTSVLPTVSSTAWASIATGSNPGKHGIFGFIDRVPQTYEMFIPSSRTLRSKTWVDLFSNMGQRVFSMGVPTTFPPRQVNGILISGFLSPDLKRATYPPAIASELESMGYLIDIDAWQARKNRQKFLDELFWALNRRADAMFKYYAQESWDLFVAHFMDTDRLHHFLWGDVERGDASHTAWFNQFYARVDEIIGELVSRLYSNTLLMIVSDHGFCTLQREVHLNFWLQQMGLLSFASPEPKQLRDLDPLTRCYSLLPGRFYVNLKGREREGCVQAGAEYEQVRRDVADALMEIRDPDGGAPVIDRVLMREEAFAGEDLDAAPDLMAVPAQGYDLKGGFEKRVLFESSPVNGTHTFDDALWFANAPGLASDDATVMDILPTMMALLGLESPDGVDGRIVRGAL
- the nrdR gene encoding transcriptional regulator NrdR yields the protein MKCPYCGVIEDKVVDSRSSKEGTAIRRRRECLGCERRFTTYEYIEDTPLTVIKSDGRREIFDKNKLIDKIRLSCTKRPISTAQIEEIADRIEDQLVSRGEREIEAKEHIGELVMTELKRLDDVAYVRFASVYRQFKDLSDFEKELRQFER
- a CDS encoding class I SAM-dependent methyltransferase, yielding MSHISLEFENEAVKRALESSYCPEPIREARQRQDEILCEWLRNGPYKIADIGCGNGYHAVLFAPHCLLYHGFEISSEMAEDARALWKKERVDNAQIFIGDAAEAVVEEAFYDLVFCLYFTPGNIRDKSDDLSLYSDAYLDRNPRFIQTISRFYRALKIGGSAFFTMYKDVPKTEAAQVDFYEHTGQRVVTPLGSRFVATAEGFWSARWTQDSIASNLGACGIGAEDIAFHDLNDIAWLVEVDKHSHLKKGVYA
- a CDS encoding helix-turn-helix transcriptional regulator, whose product is MTRRELYDKQIAGEKIQRWQRESGLQGQEIAKMVGISAPYFSDIRKGKQRGSIPVLAKIADVLGRSVEDLLTDQNTSQETIQVAELRKALQPIFKSETDDIIEGIQLWRSAPHNFKAAFRSLLDV
- a CDS encoding HigA family addiction module antitoxin, with translation MLPENRIPTHPGEILLEEFLKPSSITQVAFAKHIEVPLQRVNEIIRGKRGVTPETAWLFSQALGTTPELWMNLQRNYDLAKTRLQKKIPKLQLDPSWV
- a CDS encoding type II toxin-antitoxin system RelE/ParE family toxin, yielding MIESFGDPATEDLFHNRQTRRARSFPPNIARAALRKLDVIETAHRLQDLRTPPGNRLEALKGNLQGFYSIRVNEQWRIIFRWSENSAHQVSLTDYH
- a CDS encoding hemolysin family protein, with amino-acid sequence MDDPWPAVFITIASIVLTAAFSRLGSIVVSRTTLERLHEEKIARAGLYLWLYRSRDFVSQMVLLGQTITISIGALALLSILLQTLKPGFWLYPGSALLIALYVFIALIIRSIVPPYRREEGSDRPLPFLPLCFLPFYSILVLPTLLLQKAQTVFLSEDDSRALKEEELRNIVESETEEGTIEAEEREMIEGIFEFDETTVKEVMIPRIDIISAEVTATPNELLELIQQSWHSRIPIYEERIDNIKGVVYVKDILLNLATNQPWSIPEIMRTPYFVPENKTLADLMAEFKREKVHMAIVVGEYGGTSGIITMEDIIEEIVGEIQDEYDDEEPLFEWREEGKILVADARIDIEDLNIVLNVELPQNGYETLGGFIYNVLGHVPQIDENLEHGNLLLEILEVVGQRITRVKITKRGEPSQNEPKRGDEIQMQNDKPQK